The DNA sequence GTTGTCAAATTCTTTTGCAACAGTGATCGAGCTTAACACCCGAGAACCATCAACGACCGATTGTAGCGCATATCAGAAGTGCAGAAGTACATACCTGTCACCAGCGGTTTCTCGAGCTAATGAGATTTCCTTCGCCCGGCACGCACAAACTCAACAATCTCGTCGCGTGTCAGACCAAGATCGATTCCTCGTACGTTTAGCGGTGAGTTCGGCGCAACTTCTGGGCGAAGTACAAAGACCTACCCATCCTTCCGCCGAATGCGAACCGAACCCTCACGCCGGGCCCTCTCCAACAGTGCAGCAAGTCGTTGGCGCGCTTCTGAATATGTGTAAACCTTCATTCATTCACCCCCAGGATAGGAACACCTGCCCCGGTTGCAGCTCGGATTAGGCTTTGGTCGAGAGGCCGAGCAGAGATGTCACTCTGAGTGCCCGATAGACCTGCCTTTTGCTTCCTCGATAGCTTTCTTCAATTCCGCCTCATCCACCGGACCAACCGAAACTGATTTGCCATTAACATAGATCCCACTACCACCCCAGCGTTCTATGTCTTCCTTGGTGTTTATCACCCGCTCCCGGATTATTGCGTCCGGTTCGAGTCTTTTCGCCATCTCTCCAACTTTTCGGTAGTTGTTGAGCATGAATGGACACGTAACAGAATACTGGATATCAATCTGGATCCCAGACGCAGGAACGTCACCCTTATATGGTGTCTCTGTGAACTCGACTCTTGCACCTTTCGAGATACTCTTGAGCATCAATGAATGCTCGGGAAAGACCTTTGATGTCTCAAAGCCTCTCTTGGTGAAGTAGTCGCAGGGCATCCAGTACTCTCCGTAGCAATCGACCGCTAAACCTTTTCCGCCTTTGGCTTTCACCTCTTCTGCTATTCTGTCCGTGAGTTCCTTGCCTATGCCGCGCTTTCTCCAATTCTTGTTTATGTCCATGCAGTGGAA is a window from the candidate division TA06 bacterium genome containing:
- a CDS encoding GNAT family N-acetyltransferase, with the translated sequence MKIERLNEDNIADAYCCLDERRELFKKDVDECVAHMKKKLREGWLAYAVYDDAGEPVGMSILLPSSDHLSPVVGENLYYFHCMDINKNWRKRGIGKELTDRIAEEVKAKGGKGLAVDCYGEYWMPCDYFTKRGFETSKVFPEHSLMLKSISKGARVEFTETPYKGDVPASGIQIDIQYSVTCPFMLNNYRKVGEMAKRLEPDAIIRERVINTKEDIERWGGSGIYVNGKSVSVGPVDEAELKKAIEEAKGRSIGHSE